One Brassica napus cultivar Da-Ae chromosome A5, Da-Ae, whole genome shotgun sequence DNA window includes the following coding sequences:
- the LOC125609546 gene encoding uncharacterized protein LOC125609546, translating into MVATVIFKQDKNGDMFDLDGHLRNTTGQKLDAQGNVIPDADATGAAQPVEEAAPPKALAEYNRPDEYYTNISAICLPEIQKENFELKPQYYTLVSQLPYSGLPHEHPMNHLERFEDLIAAIRMDRVLEDYILCKLFKYTLTREAMHWLKKLPTQDL; encoded by the coding sequence ATGGTTGCGACTGTTATTTTCAAACAGGATAAGAATGGAGACATGTTTGACCTggatggtcatctgcgtaatacaacaggtcagaaactagacgctcaggggaatgtaatccctgatgctgatgctacaggagctgctcaacctgtagaagaggctgctccACCAAAGGCACTGGCCGAGTACAATCGTCCAGACGAGTACTACACCAACATATCAGCTATTTGCcttccagagattcagaaggagaatttcgagctgaagcctcagtactacacactcgtgtcgcagctaccctactctgggttaccgcatgAGCATCCTATgaaccatctggagaggttcgaggatcttatcgctgctattcgtatgGATAGAGTCCTTGAAGACTACatattgtgcaagctcttcaagtatacTCTGACtagagaagcgatgcactggcttaagaAGCTACCCACACAGGATCTCTAa